The sequence below is a genomic window from Streptomyces sp. NBC_00289.
GGTTCTGGTGGGGCTCGGTGTTCCTGATCAACCTGCCCATCGTCGTGATCGGCGCCCTCGCCGCCCTGTTCGTCGTACCGGAGTCCCGGGACCCCCGGCGCACCGGATTCGACCCGGTCGGCGTCGCCCTCTCCATCGCGGGGCTGACCGTCCTGGTGTACGGCGTGATCAAGGGCGGCGAATCGGACGACTGGGCCGACGCCAGGGTCTGGGGACCGATCCTCGCCGGCCTGGCGGTACTGGCGCTCTTCACCCTGTGGGAACGCCACTCCGCACGCCCCGCGCTGGACCTCGCCCTGTTCCGCAACCGCCGCTTCTCCGCCGCCGTGACCGTGATCGGCCTGATCTTCTTCGCCCTGCTCGGCGCGACCTTCTTCCTGGTCTTCTACCTGCAGAGCGTGCGGGGGTGGAGTCCGCTCGAAGCCGGCTGCCTGCTGCTGCCCCTGGCCGTGGCCCAGTTGGCGTTCTCGCCCCCGGCCACGCTCGCCGCCAAGCGCATCGGGGCGCGGCCGGTGTGCACCGGCGGCATGTTGCTGACCTCGCTGGCGTTCCTCGTCGTGGCCACCGTCGACCAGCACACCGAGGTCTGGGTCATCGAGTCCGTGCTGTTCGTGATGGGCGTCGGCATCGCCTGCGTGATGCCCCCCGCGACATCCGCCGCGATGTCCGCCGTGGCCCAGGACCGGGCCGGCACCGGGGCGGCGGTCAACACCACCTTCCGGCAGGTGGGCGGCGCCCTCGGGGTCGCGGTCCTCGGCTCGGTGCTCTCCGTCGCCTACCGCTCCCGCATCGACGACCACCTCGCGCCGCTGCCCGCCCCGCTCCGCGACACCGCGCAGGAGTCCGTCGCTGCCACCCTCACCGTCGCCGAGAAACTGGGAGCGCCCGGCTCCGCGCTCGCGGCCCGCGCCGTCGACGCGTTCGTGTCGGCCATGCACCTCACGGCTCTGGTCGCCGCAGGTGTCACCTTCGCCGGGGCCCTCGTCTGCCTCCTGCTCCTGCCCTCCCGTACGGCCGCCGGGCTCCCCGGCGCCGAGGAGGCCACCGCCGCCAAACAGGTCCACACCACGGAGGTCTGAACCGCATGCCGTCACACGTCGACCCGCCGGCGGCCGCCCCGGGACACACTCCCCGGGGCGGCCGCCGACGCGACCCCGCCGCGGACCGGGCGATCCTGGACAGCACGCTCGGTCTGCTCGGCGAGGGACGCAGCTTCGGGGACCTGTCCATGGACCTGGTCGCGCAGCGTGCCGGTGTCGCCCGCGCCACCATCTACCGCCGCTGGCGCAACAAGGAGGAACTGGTGCTCGCCGCCCTGAGCACCCTCGACCTCCCCGTCCCGACGCTCGACGGACTGGGCCTGCGGGACCAGCTGGTGGCGCTCGTGGACCAGCTGCGCCACCGAGGCCAGGACACCAACCTGCACCGCCTGATCGGCAGCCTGCTCGGTGAGGCGGTACGCCGGCCCCAGCTGGTGGAGCAGTTCGAGGACACCGTCGTCGCGGCCCGGCGCGACGCCATCGTGCGGGCGCTGCGGGACGGCATCGCCGGCGGTGAGCTGCGCGCCGACCTCGACCTGGACGACGCGGTCGAGCTGCTCACCGGGCCGATGGCCGCCCGGCTGATTCTCCGTCAACGGCCGGTGAAGTCACGGGCGTTCGCGGAAACCATCGTCGACACCTTCCTGAACGGAACCCGCATCACTCGTGCCGGGACAGGCCTCGGCACGGCACCGGAGCACCTTCCACCTCCCCAGGAGCCGCTGTCATGAAATTCCTCTTCGACGACCCCGCCTTCGACTACCAGGCACTGCGCACCGCCGGATACGCCGACTACGGCGGTGCGCAGCTCGGCGAGGTCGTCGCGGTCGCCGCGCACATCGCCGACGGCGACACCGAAGCCTGGCGGCACGCGTGGTCCACCCTCGCCGAGCGCGTCCACCGGCTGGGCACCACGGCCCGTGACGAGGGCCGCACCGTCGACGCGCGTTACGCCTTCCTGCGGGCCCACAACTACTACCGGACCGCGGAGTTCTTCCAGCGCGAGCAGCAACGCGATCCCGAGGCCCTGCGGCTGATGCGGCTGTCCACGGAGTCCTTCGCCGACGCGGCCGAACTCATGGACCGGCCACCGGAGTTCATCCGTATTCCCTACGAGGACACCTCTCTGCCCGCCTACTTCTACCGGGTGGACGACTCGAACGAGCCCAGGCCGACGATCATCCACCACGGCGGCCTCGACTCCACAGTGGAGGAGGGCTACTTCTTCGTGGCGGAGGCGGCCCTCGCCCGCGGCTACAACTGCCTGTGCTTCGAGGGGCCCGGACAGGGCTCGGTCCTGCGTGAGCAGCAACTGGTCTTCCGCCCCGACTGGGAGAAGGTGGTCACACCGGTCGTGGACCACGCGCTGTCCCTGCCCGGCGTGGACCCCGACCGTCTGATGCTGGTCGGCACGAGCCTCGGCGGCCTGTTCGCGGTGCGGGCGGCGGCGTTCGAACACCGGCTGGCCGGCTGTGTCGCCCATGACGCGGTCTGGCAGCTGGGTGACGTCGTGGGACTGCCGCCGTTCGTGCTCGAGTGGGTCGAGCAGGGCTGCGACGACTTCGCCGATCCGGTGATGTGGGGCATCGCCGCCCAGCAGACCTTCACCCGCTGGCTGCTGCGGCAGACGATGTGGACCTTCGGCGTCGACACGCCCTCCCAACTGCTGCGCCGGCTACCGGCGTTCGGCCTGTCGGACGTGATCGGCCAGGTGCGGTGTCCCGTGCTCGTGCTCGACGCGGAGGAGGACTTGTTCTTCGCCGGCCTGGAACACGCGAAGAAGGTCTACACGGGGCTCAACTCGGCCAAGACGCTGCATGTCTTCACGGCCGACGAGGGCGGCGGGGCGCACTGCCATTCGGGGGCGATGAGGCTCTACCACGACCGGCTCTTCTCGTGGTTGCAGGAGACACTCGCGGCGGCCGACCGGCCGGCGGCGGCCTGAACGACGGGCGGCAGCGACAGCGGCGGCAGCCCGAGCGGCGGCGGCCACGCGCACGATCCCGGCCCGGACACCCCGGCCCGCTCACCGGCGGGCCGGGCTCCTGGCCGAATACCATTCGGCGGCCCGGTTCACGGCGGCAGATTTACTGCCCACCCGTATCCGGGCCGTCGGATTTTCATTCTCCTTAATGGCGGTGTAACGGAACGGACTGGCATCATGCATCGACCTCGCATAGGCTGCACGTCATAGCAGTAAACTGCTGTCCATATGGGGCCTCAAACCTGGGGTCGGACGGGGGAACCAGAATTTAGTTGAATGCGTTTCGTGCATTCGGGGGGTTGTCGTGTCCCTGTCCTGTTTACCGCCTGATCATGCGCTCCGCTACGAGCTGCTGGGCCGGCTGCGGGTGACCCGCGGCGGAGTCGACCTCACGCCGGAGCAGCCAAAGCTCGCCAAACTACTCGCCCTGCTCCTGATCAGGGCGGGCGAGACCGTGCCGGGGGAGAAACTCGTGGCCGAACTCTGGGAACAGGGCCCGCCGCGCTGCGCCTTCGCCAGTCTGCGCGTATACGTTTCCCAATTGCGGAAAGTGCTCAACGGTCCCAGGGGAGCGTCTCCGATCGCTACGACATCACCGGGTTACATCCTCGACGTGAGCAGTGCCACAACAGACGTCAAGGATTTCGAGTCGTTGTACATTCGTGGCCGAGAACGCTACGGCGCCGCCGATTTCCTGCAGGCCTCAGAACTTCTCCGCCGAGCCCTGTCACTGTGGCGGGGCCCGGTTCTGGAGGGAATTCAAAGGCCGCTGAACATCGAATCATTCCTGGCCGTGCAGGAGGAAAAACGGCTGAATTGCACCGAGCTGAGCATCGACTCCGCGCTGGCACTCGGTCGCCATCACGAGGTGATCGAGGACCTGAAGGGACTCCTCGTCCAGCATCCTCTCCGGGAGCCCTTCTACCGCCAGTTGATGGTCGCCCTGTACCGGGCGGGTCGTCAGGGGGACGCGCTGGGGACGTACCGCAACGCCCGCCGGGTCATCAGGGAGGAACTGGGTGTCGAGCCGGGGCCGACCCTGCGCCTGGCCCAGGAGGCCATACTCCGGGCCGACCCGGTCCGGCTGGAGGCCGCCGGCGTCGTCCCCGCCATCCACTGATCGCGGCAGCCGTCCACCCGCACGCGCTTTACCCGGCGACTGCGGCTGCTTAACCGCCCACGGATAGCGTGCAGATGACCCCGCGTCCCGCGGGGGAGCTCGATGCCGTTCTCAGCCGTGTACGGACGTGTACGGGCCACGGTGCCGTGACCGTGGCCCGGCGCAGCCCTCGGAAGACCGTCGGACCCGCGCCGGGTCCCACCTGATCCGGCGGCGTCACGCCTGCGTGGTTCACCACCGTGGCACCGGCTCAGGTGCGGATCCAGCGGTGGTAGGCGCCCAGGTCGACGTTGCTGCCGCAGATGATGGTGGCCACATGGCGGCCGGCGAAGCGGTCACGGTCTTCCAGGACGGCCGCGATGCCGAGGGCCGCTGAGGGTTCGACGACCAGACCCGCGCGCTCCAGGAGCATGCGCATGCCCGCGACGATGGACGCCTCGTGGACCAGGACGGCGTCGTCGGCCACCCTGAGAAGGTCGTCCAGGACCTCGGGGATGGGGTACCGGCCGGCGACGCCGTCGGCGATCGTGTCGGTCGAGTCGGTGGTGACGACCCGGCGCCGGTGCCAGGATCGGGTCATCGCGGGTGCGCCGAGGGGCTGCACGCAGATCACCTCGACATCCGGCGAAAGGGTCTTCAGGACGTAGCCCACGCCGGTGGCCAGCGCGCCGCCGCCCAGAGCGATCAGGACGGCGTCGAAGGAGGAGGCACCGCTCGCCAGTTCCAGGCCGATGGTCGCCGCGCCCTCGCAGGTCTCGATGTCGAGACTGTCCTCGACCAGCCGGACACCGCGCCGCTGCGCGATACTCACGGCCCGTTCGCGGGCCATCTCGAAGTCGCCGTCCACCAACTGCAACTCGGCGCCCAGCGCGCGGATCCGATCGAGCTTGACAGCGGGCGCCCTACGCGATGCCACCACCGTCACATCGAGGCCACGGCGACGACCGGACCAACCGAGTGCCTGGCCGAGGTTCCCGGCACTGGCGCACACCGCGGCCGTGCGGCCCTGCTGGGTCAGCAGGCCGGCGACACGTTCGGTGCCGCGGGCCTTGAAGCTGCGCACCGGGTTCGCCGTTTCCAGCTTGATACTCACCGTGCACCCGAGCTCGCGTCCCAACGCGTCGCACTGGTACAGCGGAGTGTCGAGAAAGACCGGGTCGATGTCCCGGCGTGCCGCGCGGATCCGGGCAAGATCGAGGCGCGTCGTGAGCATGACCGGCAACGTACCGCAGGGTGGGCAGCGCCTGAGGGTCAGCTCCCGGTCTCGTCGCGGCGGCAGTGCACGAAGAGGTGGGGTTCGGGTTCGGCGTCGGGGTGGTTCGGGGCGAAGGTGGAGCTGTGCCGGGACAGCACCACCAGTCCCGCCGTCTCCAGCATGCCGGTGATGTCCTCCTCGGCGAAGCTGGTCGCGCGGACCGGTTGGCCCATGAAGGCCACCTCGACGTCCTCCACGTCCGCGGGCACGGTGGCCAGCACCAGATGCCCGCCGGGCCGCAGGGCCAGGGTCAGTTGCCGCATCACTGCCGACTGCTCGGCGCGGGTCATCTGCAGGAGCGAGAAGAACACGCACACGCCGTCGAACGAGTCCGCCTCGAGCGGGAGATCCCGGATGTCGGCGCAGCGGAACTCGGCCTCGGGTACCTGGCGGGCGGCGAGTTCGACCATGACGGGGGAGATGTCGACGCCCAGTACCGAGTGCCCCGCGTCGTTGAGCGCGGCCGCGGTGGGCCGCCCGGTGCCGCTGCCCACGTCGAGCGTCCGCGCGGCGGGCGGCAGCCGCTCGATCAGCCACTCCAGCGCGGACAGGTGCGCGGGGGCATGAGCGAACGCCTTCTCGTAGTCGGGGCCCAGCGCGTCGAACAGCACGGCGGCGGGCGGCCGTTGGTCCTCGTGACTCACGTCGGTGTCCCTTCGCTCGCAAGGCTGCATCGTCGCACCCGCCGGTCGGATTCCACAACGACCGCCCGGTGCGGCGGACGGCGGAGAACGCGGGCCGTACTCGACGAAGGTCACATTCCTGTTGTCGTACGACAGGGTGGTGGACCGCTGGAGTTCCGCGGCGGGTTCGCCGATCGGCCCGGGAGTGTGGCCGGTCGGCCGACGCGGTGTCGCGGCGGGCACGCCTAGCGTGGTTCCGGCCACGTCACCGCACCGCAAGGGGGATGTTCGATGGATCAGCAAGGGACGACCGGAACACACGCCGACGCCACGGCCATGGGCGGACCGACCACGGAGTTCGAACCGGACGTCATGGACCTGCTGGTGGAGACACTGCGTCGCGCGGTGAGGCGTGAGTTGCCGTCCGTGGGCACGGACGCTGTGCTGGGCGAGCTCGTGATGGGGGACACGGGTGACGTGTGGCGCGTGCTCACTCCGCACGACGTGGTTCACTGCCGTAGAAGCCGAGACGGCTGGGTTCGCTGCCGAACGCCTCGCATGGCCGGCCGGCTCCCGCCAGTGCGGCGCGCACGGCGTCGTTGGCCTGTCGGCTGCCGACGGTGAGCCGGAGGCCCTCGCCGGGGTAGTGGCGTGCCTGGACACCGGCGGCGGCGAGTGCGCCGGCCGCGTCATCGACGGGGTCGGGCGCGGCCAGCCAGAGCGAGTTGGTGTGGCTCTGGCCTATGTGCCAACCGAGGTCGACGAGTTGCCGCCGCAGCCGTGTCCGTTCGGCGACCACCGTCCGCACGCGCCGGCCCAGCTCGCTGCCGGCCCGCAGCGAGGCCTCCACGGCCGCACTCGCCACCGCGTTGATGCCGAACGGCAGTTGCTGCCGGCGGACGCGCGCCACCAGGTCGGGCGCACCGATTCCGTATCCGACCCGCAGGGCCGCGAGGCCGTAGGCCTTGGAGAAGGTGCGCAGGACCAGCAGGCGGGGATGGGCGTCCAGGAGCGTGAGCGTGTCCGGCAGGCCGGGGTCGCGGGCGAACTCCACGTACGCCTCGTCGAGGAGGACGGTGACCTGTGGGGGGACACGGCGCAGGAACGCGACCAGTTCGTCCGCGGTGATCAGGCTTCCGGTCGGGTTGTGCGGATTGCACAGGACCACGACGCGGGTGTGGTGGTCGAGTGCCGCGAGGATGGCGTCCAGGTCCTGTCGTCCGTCCGGGGACAGGGGCACGGGAACGGGTCGGGCGCCGACCATGCCCGCCAGCAGGGGATACGCGTCGAAGGTGCGCCAGGCGTGGACCATTTTGTCGCCGCGTTCGACCACCGCCTGCAGCAACTGCAGGGCCACGCCCACCGATCCGCTGCCGACCGCGACGCGCGCGGGAGGCACCCCGACCCAGGCCGCGATCCGCTCCGTGAGGTCGTCCGGGTGGAACTGCGGGTATCGGTGGGCCTGTTCGACGGCTCGTCGCATCGCCTCGCGCACCGAGGGCAGCGGAGGGTACGGGCTCTCGTTGAGGGCCAGGCGGTGCAGCACGGGGACGTCCACCGGTCAGCCCCGCCCGCCGTGCCAGCGGACGGCGAGGGCGCCGGCGAAATCGCCCGCGTGGGCGAAGCCCCCGAGTACTACCAGGTCACCGTCCTCGACCTGCCGTGTGCGGATCGCACGGTCCAAGGTGATCGGGATCGCCGCGCCGAACAGGTTCCCGTACTGGTCGAAGGTGTTGAGGTGCCGTTTCGCGGGCAGCTGCAGCGCCTCTCGCCAGTTCCGCAGGAAGGTTCGGTTGGGCTGGTTGGTGATGAGGGCGTCGATGTCGGCGGTCGCCACGCCCAGGCGCCGGCACAGCTCCGTGACCACCTCCGGTACCAGGCGGTTTCCGCGGGCCAGCACCTTGGCGACACTGGCGTCGGTGAAGCCGATCCGCAGTTGGGACTGCCCCGGCTCCCAGTACTTGCGGCCGTCGTCGAGCGCCACCGTCATGTCCCCGGCGTACGCGCCGATATGCCGCGTCTCCACGTCGAGGACCGGGGCCTCGGCCGACGTCGTCACATACCCCACGCCGCAACCGTCACCCGGGATCGCGGCCTGCGCGAGCCCGCGCACCTCGGACTGGGTGAAGCACTGGCCCGCAGCGCTCTGCGCGTTGCAGATGAGCGCGGTCCTCGCGTCGGTGGTGGTGAGGATCTGGCGGGCCAGCTTCACCATGTACACGAAGGACGCGCAGCCGGCGTTGGCCACGTCGACGAGCCACTCCGGATTCAGTCCCAGCCGGCGTGCCACCTCGGTTCCGGCGCCCACGAACGGCAGGTCCGGCAGCTGGCTGTGCACCAACAGCACGTCGACACCGCGGATCGCGTTGCCGCCGTGCCGTTCGATCAGCGGCTGTACGGCACGCTCCACCATGTCCGCGTTGGTCTCGTCGGCGGCCACGTGGTGCCGTGACGGCGGCACCTTGAACATGGGGTGGTCACGGAGCTTGTCCTCGGCTCCGGGATAGTCGGTGTAGAACTCGGCGGGGATCGGCTCGCCGGGCAGATAGCTCGCGACGTCGGTGAGGCTGACCGTGGTCACCGGCCCACCGCCTTCGCCGGTGCCACGCTGACGGGCAGACCGTTGCGGTGGCGGTGTTCCAGGATCGCCTTGAGGTTGTTCATCTCCACGGTGTGTCCCGCGTAGAAGAGCTCCCAGAAGTCGCCCACCCAGGCCCGGTCCGGGCGCGGAGCCTTGTCGGGGTGGGGGTTGTCGTCGTAGTAGGGGTGGCGGCAGTTGGTCCAGGTGATCACCGACCCCGGCTTGTCGAGCACCAGGGCCGCCGGCACGACACGCATCAGGTAGATCATCCACAGGGTCTCGCCCTGGTCCCAGGAGCAGTGGTAGTCCACGGTCAGGGCCTCGGCGTTGGCGACGACCTTGCAGTAGATCGTCGTGTCGTCCTCGAGCCGGTCCTGGCCCACCCACAGGCCGGGTGTGCCGCTGGGCGCGAAGTCCCGCAGGCTGCAGGTCCATTCCTCCAGGTGGTGCCCCTGGCGCAGGTAGTCGAAGGCCTGCTCCGGAGGGCAGTCCACGTGGGCGTGGATCGTGCAGTACTGCCCGTAGACCTGGTGGTGCGGATAGACGGCGTGGGTGAGCTCCATGCAGTGCGCGGTCAGCTCCTCCTTGCCGAAGTTCTCGATCCGCATCAGACCGGGGATGTCAGCCAGTGTGGACGACGCCTCGCGCATGGTGGCTCTCCTTGCTCTCGGGTGCTTCAGGGGTGGCGGTGGCTTCGATGGTTGCGGTGGCTTCGGTGCTGCGGGGTGTTGCGGCCGTTTCGGTCACTTCGATGGCCTCGGCGGCCTGGGCGGCCTCGGCGACCTCGGCGGTGAAGGACTGGAAGGGAAGGAACGGGGGGATCTCATGGGGGTCGCAGTCCAGCGCGACGAACGCCGGGCCCGGGCCCGTGTTGCCCCGCAGGAGTGCCTCGCGCAGCTGCGCGGCGTCGGCGGCACCGGAGACCATCAGGGACGGGAAGGCGGCCGCAACGGCGGCGGCGATGTCGGTCCGGGCGAACAGGTCGTCGCTGCGGACACCGCCCTGGAGGAACTCCTCCCGCACCGCGCACATGGCATGCGCGTTGTTGTTGAAGATCACGAAGGTGACGGGTGCGGCGTGCTCCACGGCGGTGTGCACCTCCATCCCGTGCATGAAGAAGGCTCCGTCGCCGGCGAGTACGTAGGTACGGCGGCCGGTGGCGAGCGCGGCGCCGATGCCGGCGCCGAAGGTGTAGCCCATGCCGCCCATGCCGAGCGCCACCACGAAGCGGCCGTCTCGCGGCGCGGGGAGGAGATGGATCGCGCTGGCGCCCGCGTTGCCGGCGTCGACGAAGACATGTGCGTCCTGGGGGAGTGCCGCCGCCACGGCGGCGACCGCCTGGGTGTAGGGGACGGTTCGCCCCGGGACGCGGGAGACCGGGCCGGGTGTGGGTGTGGGGAGGGGGCCGGCGTGCTGGGGGCAGGACCGGGCGAGCGGTGGGAGCCGGTCGGTGACCGCCCGCAGCGCCTCCCGCAGATCGCCGCCCAGCGCGGTGCAGTCCACGAAGGGCGGCTCGGGCCCCAGGCACACGACCTCGGTGTCCGCCAGGGACCGGTCGAGGCCGCCGCGCGCCAGCAGCGGCAGCCGGGTACCGGCCAGCACGCACACGTCGGCCCGCCGCAGACAGTCCTCGACGTTGGCATGGCCCATCACCCCCGCCACGCCCGCGAATCGCGGATCACGGTTGTCGAAGACGTCCTTCGCGTCGGGGGTGACCGCCACCCACGCCCCCAGGCGCCTGGCCAGTTCGGCCAGCTCCGCACGCGCGTCGGCGGAGGCGATGTCCTCACCGGCGATGACGAGCACCCGGTCGGACCCGCGAAGGGTCTTCGACACGGAGGTGAGGGCCTCGGGGTCCGGCCGCGCCGCCGGTGCCGTAGGCGCCGGAGTCGGCGCCTGCCGTGTCGGTGCCGGGACGCGGCGGGGCAGGTGGAGCGGCGCCTGCTGCACGTCCTTGGGCAGCAGCAGCACCGCCGGCCCTCGCGGATCGGCCTGGGCCGCCGCCAGGGCCCGGGCCAGCAGCTCCGGCAGCGAGTCGGCGTCCTCCACCCGGGCGCAGAACTTCGAGAGCGGTGCGAAGACGTCTCGGGCGTCGAAGGACCCCGCCTTGCCGCTGGTGTCCTGGAACGCCCCGTGGCCCTCCTGACCGGTCGGCGGCTGCCCCACCAGGGCCAGCACGGGCACCCGGGAGGCGTACGCCTCGGCCAGGCCCGGAAGGAGGTTCATCGCGCCGCCACCCGACGTGGCGGCGACCACGCCCAGACGCCTGGTGGTGCGGGCGTATCCGTCGGCCATCGTGGCGGCGGCGAACTCGTGTTTGGCGACGACGCCGCGGACGACGCCGCCGCGGTGAACGGCGTCATACAGGTCCTCGATGTTCGCGCCGCCGACGCCGAACATGTGGGTGACGCCCGTCCTGGCGAGCTCTCCCGCCAGGTAGTCGACCAGGCGTATCGCTTCTGCCTCGGGTGTGTCCGAGGGCGTGTCGGTCACGCGGGGCTCCTGTCCGTCTCGTGGTGTCGGTCGGTGAGGCCGGACGGTGAGATGAGCTGAAAGCGGTGCCGGTACTGCTT
It includes:
- a CDS encoding DHA2 family efflux MFS transporter permease subunit codes for the protein MTTQPRLKHAEQLPQSVHPHRWRVLAVLLVSLFLVVLDTSILNVALKTLAEPAPAGLGATQSELQWSIDSYTLVFAALLFTTGVLADRCGRKRTLLAGLVVFGGCSLWSAHAHSAGELIVARAGLGVGGALVLPATLAIIVAVFPPAERAKAIGVWAGAAGLAVALGPITGGALLERFWWGSVFLINLPIVVIGALAALFVVPESRDPRRTGFDPVGVALSIAGLTVLVYGVIKGGESDDWADARVWGPILAGLAVLALFTLWERHSARPALDLALFRNRRFSAAVTVIGLIFFALLGATFFLVFYLQSVRGWSPLEAGCLLLPLAVAQLAFSPPATLAAKRIGARPVCTGGMLLTSLAFLVVATVDQHTEVWVIESVLFVMGVGIACVMPPATSAAMSAVAQDRAGTGAAVNTTFRQVGGALGVAVLGSVLSVAYRSRIDDHLAPLPAPLRDTAQESVAATLTVAEKLGAPGSALAARAVDAFVSAMHLTALVAAGVTFAGALVCLLLLPSRTAAGLPGAEEATAAKQVHTTEV
- a CDS encoding 3-oxoacyl-ACP synthase III family protein; this translates as MTTVSLTDVASYLPGEPIPAEFYTDYPGAEDKLRDHPMFKVPPSRHHVAADETNADMVERAVQPLIERHGGNAIRGVDVLLVHSQLPDLPFVGAGTEVARRLGLNPEWLVDVANAGCASFVYMVKLARQILTTTDARTALICNAQSAAGQCFTQSEVRGLAQAAIPGDGCGVGYVTTSAEAPVLDVETRHIGAYAGDMTVALDDGRKYWEPGQSQLRIGFTDASVAKVLARGNRLVPEVVTELCRRLGVATADIDALITNQPNRTFLRNWREALQLPAKRHLNTFDQYGNLFGAAIPITLDRAIRTRQVEDGDLVVLGGFAHAGDFAGALAVRWHGGRG
- a CDS encoding SRPBCC family protein, whose product is MREASSTLADIPGLMRIENFGKEELTAHCMELTHAVYPHHQVYGQYCTIHAHVDCPPEQAFDYLRQGHHLEEWTCSLRDFAPSGTPGLWVGQDRLEDDTTIYCKVVANAEALTVDYHCSWDQGETLWMIYLMRVVPAALVLDKPGSVITWTNCRHPYYDDNPHPDKAPRPDRAWVGDFWELFYAGHTVEMNNLKAILEHRHRNGLPVSVAPAKAVGR
- a CDS encoding TetR/AcrR family transcriptional regulator; the protein is MPSHVDPPAAAPGHTPRGGRRRDPAADRAILDSTLGLLGEGRSFGDLSMDLVAQRAGVARATIYRRWRNKEELVLAALSTLDLPVPTLDGLGLRDQLVALVDQLRHRGQDTNLHRLIGSLLGEAVRRPQLVEQFEDTVVAARRDAIVRALRDGIAGGELRADLDLDDAVELLTGPMAARLILRQRPVKSRAFAETIVDTFLNGTRITRAGTGLGTAPEHLPPPQEPLS
- a CDS encoding thiamine pyrophosphate-binding protein, whose product is MTDTPSDTPEAEAIRLVDYLAGELARTGVTHMFGVGGANIEDLYDAVHRGGVVRGVVAKHEFAAATMADGYARTTRRLGVVAATSGGGAMNLLPGLAEAYASRVPVLALVGQPPTGQEGHGAFQDTSGKAGSFDARDVFAPLSKFCARVEDADSLPELLARALAAAQADPRGPAVLLLPKDVQQAPLHLPRRVPAPTRQAPTPAPTAPAARPDPEALTSVSKTLRGSDRVLVIAGEDIASADARAELAELARRLGAWVAVTPDAKDVFDNRDPRFAGVAGVMGHANVEDCLRRADVCVLAGTRLPLLARGGLDRSLADTEVVCLGPEPPFVDCTALGGDLREALRAVTDRLPPLARSCPQHAGPLPTPTPGPVSRVPGRTVPYTQAVAAVAAALPQDAHVFVDAGNAGASAIHLLPAPRDGRFVVALGMGGMGYTFGAGIGAALATGRRTYVLAGDGAFFMHGMEVHTAVEHAAPVTFVIFNNNAHAMCAVREEFLQGGVRSDDLFARTDIAAAVAAAFPSLMVSGAADAAQLREALLRGNTGPGPAFVALDCDPHEIPPFLPFQSFTAEVAEAAQAAEAIEVTETAATPRSTEATATIEATATPEAPESKESHHARGVVHTG
- a CDS encoding threonine/serine dehydratase codes for the protein MLTTRLDLARIRAARRDIDPVFLDTPLYQCDALGRELGCTVSIKLETANPVRSFKARGTERVAGLLTQQGRTAAVCASAGNLGQALGWSGRRRGLDVTVVASRRAPAVKLDRIRALGAELQLVDGDFEMARERAVSIAQRRGVRLVEDSLDIETCEGAATIGLELASGASSFDAVLIALGGGALATGVGYVLKTLSPDVEVICVQPLGAPAMTRSWHRRRVVTTDSTDTIADGVAGRYPIPEVLDDLLRVADDAVLVHEASIVAGMRMLLERAGLVVEPSAALGIAAVLEDRDRFAGRHVATIICGSNVDLGAYHRWIRT
- a CDS encoding class I SAM-dependent methyltransferase; translation: MSHEDQRPPAAVLFDALGPDYEKAFAHAPAHLSALEWLIERLPPAARTLDVGSGTGRPTAAALNDAGHSVLGVDISPVMVELAARQVPEAEFRCADIRDLPLEADSFDGVCVFFSLLQMTRAEQSAVMRQLTLALRPGGHLVLATVPADVEDVEVAFMGQPVRATSFAEEDITGMLETAGLVVLSRHSSTFAPNHPDAEPEPHLFVHCRRDETGS
- a CDS encoding histidinol-phosphate transaminase, with protein sequence MLHRLALNESPYPPLPSVREAMRRAVEQAHRYPQFHPDDLTERIAAWVGVPPARVAVGSGSVGVALQLLQAVVERGDKMVHAWRTFDAYPLLAGMVGARPVPVPLSPDGRQDLDAILAALDHHTRVVVLCNPHNPTGSLITADELVAFLRRVPPQVTVLLDEAYVEFARDPGLPDTLTLLDAHPRLLVLRTFSKAYGLAALRVGYGIGAPDLVARVRRQQLPFGINAVASAAVEASLRAGSELGRRVRTVVAERTRLRRQLVDLGWHIGQSHTNSLWLAAPDPVDDAAGALAAAGVQARHYPGEGLRLTVGSRQANDAVRAALAGAGRPCEAFGSEPSRLGFYGSEPRRAE
- a CDS encoding alpha/beta hydrolase family protein; its protein translation is MKFLFDDPAFDYQALRTAGYADYGGAQLGEVVAVAAHIADGDTEAWRHAWSTLAERVHRLGTTARDEGRTVDARYAFLRAHNYYRTAEFFQREQQRDPEALRLMRLSTESFADAAELMDRPPEFIRIPYEDTSLPAYFYRVDDSNEPRPTIIHHGGLDSTVEEGYFFVAEAALARGYNCLCFEGPGQGSVLREQQLVFRPDWEKVVTPVVDHALSLPGVDPDRLMLVGTSLGGLFAVRAAAFEHRLAGCVAHDAVWQLGDVVGLPPFVLEWVEQGCDDFADPVMWGIAAQQTFTRWLLRQTMWTFGVDTPSQLLRRLPAFGLSDVIGQVRCPVLVLDAEEDLFFAGLEHAKKVYTGLNSAKTLHVFTADEGGGAHCHSGAMRLYHDRLFSWLQETLAAADRPAAA
- a CDS encoding BTAD domain-containing putative transcriptional regulator, with product MTRGGVDLTPEQPKLAKLLALLLIRAGETVPGEKLVAELWEQGPPRCAFASLRVYVSQLRKVLNGPRGASPIATTSPGYILDVSSATTDVKDFESLYIRGRERYGAADFLQASELLRRALSLWRGPVLEGIQRPLNIESFLAVQEEKRLNCTELSIDSALALGRHHEVIEDLKGLLVQHPLREPFYRQLMVALYRAGRQGDALGTYRNARRVIREELGVEPGPTLRLAQEAILRADPVRLEAAGVVPAIH